From the Planctomycetia bacterium genome, one window contains:
- the murB gene encoding UDP-N-acetylmuramate dehydrogenase translates to MAFTTGLENCVRQQVPLAPYTWFRLGGPAQYFAEPSTPEQLQAVVRRAKAEGLPARVLGGGSNLLIREAGVAGVVIRLAAPCFERITIEGNKLQAGAGAKLGYAVTQAVTEGLAGLESLIGIPGTIGGALRMNSGSRSGDIGQWTAKATVMDDAGEIMTRSREELVFAYRESSLDELLIVSAEFELESDDPVELTKRMQKQWIVKKSKVPLGHQATGLIFKNPQGMSAGDLIEQAGLKGARVGGAEISDRHANYIVVDEKGSSDDVLRLIEHIRTRVQERLSIDLENEIQIW, encoded by the coding sequence ATGGCATTCACGACCGGGCTGGAAAACTGCGTGCGGCAACAAGTGCCGCTGGCTCCTTACACTTGGTTTCGCCTCGGCGGCCCGGCGCAATACTTCGCCGAACCTTCGACGCCGGAACAACTTCAAGCCGTGGTTCGTCGTGCGAAAGCCGAAGGCCTGCCGGCCCGCGTGCTCGGCGGAGGCTCGAATCTGCTGATTCGCGAAGCGGGAGTCGCCGGGGTCGTCATTCGCTTAGCCGCCCCCTGCTTCGAGCGGATCACGATCGAAGGCAACAAACTGCAAGCCGGCGCCGGCGCCAAGCTCGGGTATGCCGTTACGCAAGCCGTCACGGAAGGGCTCGCCGGCCTGGAATCGCTCATCGGCATTCCGGGAACCATCGGCGGCGCGCTGCGCATGAACTCCGGCAGCCGGAGCGGCGACATCGGCCAGTGGACCGCGAAGGCGACCGTCATGGACGACGCCGGCGAGATCATGACCCGCTCGCGCGAGGAGCTGGTCTTCGCCTATCGCGAGAGCAGCCTCGACGAGCTATTGATCGTCTCGGCCGAGTTCGAGCTCGAGTCCGACGACCCCGTCGAGCTGACGAAGCGAATGCAAAAGCAATGGATCGTGAAGAAGTCGAAAGTGCCGCTCGGCCATCAAGCGACGGGACTGATCTTCAAGAACCCCCAAGGCATGAGCGCCGGCGATCTGATCGAACAGGCGGGCCTGAAGGGGGCGCGGGTCGGAGGTGCCGAAATCTCCGACCGCCACGCCAACTACATCGTCGTCGATGAAAAAGGATCGAGCGACGACGTGCTCCGCCTGATCGAACACATCCGGACGCGTGTGCAAGAACGGCTTTCGATCGATCTCGAAAACGAAATCCAGATTTGGTAG